In Bacteroidales bacterium, a single window of DNA contains:
- a CDS encoding LytTR family DNA-binding domain-containing protein, whose amino-acid sequence MITAIIIDDEKNARESLLINLNNYCPEIKIVAEVGSVSEGLEAIRKNKPDVVFLDIMMPDGTGFDLIEQFIAEKEGAEEVNFKIIFITAHNQFAINAIRFSALDYLLKPVNSDELIAAVNRIPVQKTDSKNFDVLINNIKQIKQSNKKIILNTAKNIFICNVNDTIRCESDQSYTTVFLKNGESVLISKSIKEFEEMLKDFDFIRVHRSHLVNINHINKINKSEGTYYLVSDKINIPIASARKDEILKIIASL is encoded by the coding sequence ATGATAACTGCTATTATTATTGATGATGAAAAAAACGCCAGAGAATCTCTACTAATTAATTTAAATAATTATTGTCCTGAGATAAAAATAGTTGCTGAAGTTGGTAGTGTTAGTGAAGGTTTGGAAGCTATCAGAAAAAACAAACCCGACGTAGTTTTTCTTGATATAATGATGCCCGATGGAACCGGATTTGATTTAATAGAGCAGTTTATTGCAGAAAAAGAAGGTGCCGAAGAAGTTAATTTCAAAATAATTTTTATTACAGCTCACAATCAATTTGCTATTAATGCAATTAGATTTAGTGCGTTGGATTATCTGCTAAAACCTGTTAATTCCGATGAATTAATAGCTGCCGTAAATAGAATACCTGTACAAAAAACTGACAGCAAAAATTTTGATGTACTGATAAATAATATTAAACAAATAAAACAATCAAACAAAAAAATAATACTGAATACTGCAAAAAATATTTTTATTTGTAATGTAAATGATACAATCCGATGCGAGTCGGACCAGAGCTATACGACAGTATTTCTGAAAAATGGAGAATCTGTACTTATTTCAAAAAGCATAAAAGAGTTTGAAGAAATGCTTAAGGACTTTGACTTTATTCGTGTTCATCGTTCTCATCTTGTCAATATCAATCATATTAATAAAATTAATAAAAGTGAAGGCACTTATTATTTAGTGAGTGATAAAATTAATATTCCTATTGCATCAGCCAGAAAAGATGAAATACTGAAAATTATTGCCTCTTTATAA